The DNA region CTAGGATGCGCCTTGCTTGCGGCCAAAACATTGTAAATCGCCAGCCGCTGCGGCGTCACTTTAAAGCCCTTTTCCCGCAGCAAAGTTGTTACACAAACGCCCATAAACACACCCATTTCAAAAAAAATAATCAAACTAAAATAACAATGATTATCCTATAATGTTATTTTTATTTTACCTTGTTCTGTGAAAAATTGTCAAGGTAAAGTTGTGCAAATTAAAGTCTCGTGGAACTGCCACGAGACTTTAGGCGGTTACATCATTTGCTGATTTTGGCCGGAAAACTTGTTTTTAGCTTGTGCAATGTCCTGAGGACTGGCGTTTTTGACATTATAGAATCCTTTTTGTTGCATGTAATTAAACAGTTGCTGCTCCTGGCTGTACAATTCGCCGAGAATCGTCATGTAATCGCGGCGCAGTTGCTCGTTTACTGCTTCGGAAATATACGTGTTGGTCGACGACGCCAGATGCTTCGTCTCGTTCAGGCAGACCTGCAGCAGGTCTTTGTCGGAGATTTGCATGCCCTGGCCGGACATGGCGCCTTGACCTTGTCCCATTTGTGCCACTGTTATCACCTCTTACTGTAATGTTTGGCCCGCGTTCAGGTGTTTGCTGAGCATTTGCACATGCTGCTGGTGTTTTTGCGCCATTTGCTGGAGCATTTGCCTGGCTTGGCTGTCCTGTAGCTCATTGGCGAAATGATTAAGCGTCTTAACACAGGTTTGATGCATGGCAAGCGAGTCTTCGAGCTGCAACAGTTCTTTTTGCGTCAACATCAAGATCCCCCCTTTCCTGCCAAAAATAGCATGTACGGCAATACCGGGTAATATGCCGGGCCGGAGCAACGCTTTTCCTGCCAATTATAGGAAAACCGCCTGGAGCAAACCAGGCGGCTTTCAACTTATTTGCCGACACTTTCGGTCGCGGAAACAGCCGCGCGCTCGCCGGCGGCAATGCGCAGCCAAGTGCGCACTGCATCACCAATGACAAAGATAACCAGTATAATCATAACGGCGCTAGCGCCGGCCAGAAGGTAGTTGTTCTTCGGCAGATAGTTGGTCGTAATGTTGAGGTAACCGGCAGCCACGGTGGTTGCGCCCAGGAACGACATGGGAATAATCGTTGTCCAAGCGTAGCGGCCCTTACCCATCCTAAACAGTACCGTAGTACCGATAGCCAGGGACATTGTGGCGAGCAGCTGGTTTGCCACACCAAATAGCGGCCAAATGGTGGAGATGGAACCGCCGTACAAGAGATAACCCCAAGCGAACGAGATAGCGGCGCTGCTAAAAATAATACCGGGAACCCAGTTGACGTTTTTCAGCGGCTTATAGACCATGCCGCCAAGTTCCTGGATGAGATAGCGGCCGACGCGTGTGCCGGCGTCAATGGTCGTCAGAATGAAGAGCGCTTCAAACATAATGGCAAAATGGTACCAGAAGGATAGGAGGCTGTTCATGCCGGGAATTTGCGCAAAAATGTGCGCCATGCCCACTGCCAGGGATACGGCGCCGCCCGGACGGCCGGCGACATTTTCGCCTACCAGTTCGGACAACATCGGCAGTTCGTTCACCTGCATGCCCAGTTTGGCAAACACGGCCGGGGCGGTATTAATGGCGAAGTAGTCGGCGGGATAGAGGCTGGTAGCCGCAATCAGCGCCATGAGCGCGACAAAGGATTCGACCAGCATGCCGCCAAAACCGACGGCGCGGATTTCCGCTTCATTGGCCAGCATTTTCGGGGTGGTGCCGGTGCTGATCAGCGAGTGGAAGCCCGAGATGGCGCCGCAGGCAATGGTGATAAACATAAAGGGCCATACGGGGCCGGGGATAATCGGTCCGCCGCCGTTAATGAACGGAGTCAGGGCCGGCATATGAATTTCGGGACGGACAATGATAATGCCAACGGCTAACGCCAGGATGGTGCCAATTTTCATATAGGTGCTGAGGTAGTCGCGCGGCGCCAGCAGCAGCCATACCGGCAAAGCGGCGGCGACAAAACCGTAAACCGCCATCATGACCGACAGCTGGCCGCGGCTGAAGGTAAAGTACGACGCCAGCGCCGATTGCTGGACCCACGGTCCGACAAACACGGCAATGAGGACCAGCGTAACGCCAATCAGCGGGCCTTCGCCAATATGGCCGGGGCGGATGTAGCGGAGGTAGAGGCCGACAAAAATGGCGATGGGAATGGTGGCGGCCACCGTGAAGGTGCCCCAGGAGCTGTCGTAAAGGGCGTTCACCACGGCGATGCCCAGGCCGGCCATAGTTATAATCAAAATAAACAGTACGGCAATACTGGTGGCCAGGCCGGAGGCCTTACTGATTTCCTTCTTGGCGATCTCGGCCACCGACAATCCGTCGTGGCGGATGGAAGCAAAGAGAATGACCATATCGTGGACCGCGCCGGCGACAACGGCGCCGATCAGCAGCCACAGCGTACCCGGCAGATAGCCGAACTGGGCGGCCAGCACCGGGCCGACCAGGGGACCGGCCCCGGCAATTGCCGCAAAGTGATGGCCAAACGTTACCCATTTGTTGGTCGGCACATAATCGCGGCCGTCGTTATGACGAACAGCCGGCGTAGCTCGACCTGGGTCAAGGGCCAGCACTTTAGCCGCCATGAAGGCGCCATAAAAGCGGTACGCCAAAGTTAGAATGAGAGCGGCAATAATGACAAGCGCAATACCGTTCATGTTTCTCCTCCTTTGTATGGTGTAACAAATTTCGACAATTAGCATAATACCAAAAGTTACGGCCACTACGACAGCTAAATCACGTGAACGGAAGAAATTCGGGTTTGACCGGAAATATCTTTCGCCAAACAGAAACGCGGCCAGGATGACGCATAAAAAAACCGGGGCTATTTCAGCCCCAGTATTTCCTTAATCTCTTTTATTTGGCCTTTGCTGACAGGAATTTCCGCGCCGTCCGGACCACCCACCCGCAGCCAGTAGGTGCCTTTAAACCAGGGAATAACCTCCACTACCTTGTCCAGGTTAACAATATAACTCTTGTGCACCCGCACCAAACTGGTCGCTTGCAGCCGTTCCTGCAAGTCCGAAAGCGTCCCTGGGTAGACGGCCTTTCCTTCGCCGGTGACCACCGTGACTGCCCCCGCCTGCATGAAGGCATACAAAATATCGCGGTAATCGATCATAACGATTTTGCCGTTTCGCTCCACCGCCAGCTTTTGGATGTGGGCACGTATAGCCGCCAGTGCTTGGTCAACCCGCTGCGTCGCTGCCGCCCACTCATCAGCACGGTATTTCTGCAGGCGTTCTACCGCGGCCGCTACCCGTTCCTCTTCAAACGGCTTGAGGAGGTAGTCGACGGCGCCAATCTCAAAGGCCTTTACCGCATAATCGTCATAGGCGGTGGCAAAAACGATCAGCGCGTCCGGCACTACCGCCCGCAGCGTGAGCGCCGTTTCCACGCCGCTCATGCCGCGCATTTCTACATCGAGAAAGACCACATCGGGCTGGTGCTCGGCGGCCAGCACCAGGGCGGCCGGCCCGCTGTCGGCTTCGGCAGTAACAACAATCCCCGCCTGGCGGGAGAGTAAAAACTTAAGTTCATCGCGGGCCGGCAATTCATCGTCCACAATTAGCGCTTCAAGCACAGTCATTCACCTCCTCGAGCCCCCTGGGCACCCGCATGGT from Sporolituus thermophilus DSM 23256 includes:
- a CDS encoding spore coat protein, with translation MGQGQGAMSGQGMQISDKDLLQVCLNETKHLASSTNTYISEAVNEQLRRDYMTILGELYSQEQQLFNYMQQKGFYNVKNASPQDIAQAKNKFSGQNQQMM
- a CDS encoding spore coat protein, which encodes MLTQKELLQLEDSLAMHQTCVKTLNHFANELQDSQARQMLQQMAQKHQQHVQMLSKHLNAGQTLQ
- a CDS encoding carbon starvation CstA family protein translates to MNGIALVIIAALILTLAYRFYGAFMAAKVLALDPGRATPAVRHNDGRDYVPTNKWVTFGHHFAAIAGAGPLVGPVLAAQFGYLPGTLWLLIGAVVAGAVHDMVILFASIRHDGLSVAEIAKKEISKASGLATSIAVLFILIITMAGLGIAVVNALYDSSWGTFTVAATIPIAIFVGLYLRYIRPGHIGEGPLIGVTLVLIAVFVGPWVQQSALASYFTFSRGQLSVMMAVYGFVAAALPVWLLLAPRDYLSTYMKIGTILALAVGIIIVRPEIHMPALTPFINGGGPIIPGPVWPFMFITIACGAISGFHSLISTGTTPKMLANEAEIRAVGFGGMLVESFVALMALIAATSLYPADYFAINTAPAVFAKLGMQVNELPMLSELVGENVAGRPGGAVSLAVGMAHIFAQIPGMNSLLSFWYHFAIMFEALFILTTIDAGTRVGRYLIQELGGMVYKPLKNVNWVPGIIFSSAAISFAWGYLLYGGSISTIWPLFGVANQLLATMSLAIGTTVLFRMGKGRYAWTTIIPMSFLGATTVAAGYLNITTNYLPKNNYLLAGASAVMIILVIFVIGDAVRTWLRIAAGERAAVSATESVGK
- a CDS encoding LytR/AlgR family response regulator transcription factor, with amino-acid sequence MTVLEALIVDDELPARDELKFLLSRQAGIVVTAEADSGPAALVLAAEHQPDVVFLDVEMRGMSGVETALTLRAVVPDALIVFATAYDDYAVKAFEIGAVDYLLKPFEEERVAAAVERLQKYRADEWAAATQRVDQALAAIRAHIQKLAVERNGKIVMIDYRDILYAFMQAGAVTVVTGEGKAVYPGTLSDLQERLQATSLVRVHKSYIVNLDKVVEVIPWFKGTYWLRVGGPDGAEIPVSKGQIKEIKEILGLK